A genomic window from Winogradskyella sp. J14-2 includes:
- a CDS encoding TonB-dependent receptor: MLRQIIIVLLISLQILFAQKKEVLLTGTVTSNNNPVAYASVYVKNSSTGTITDNNGNYQLSVNPGTIVLTVRSQGFQTLQRTFTLKDNETRTINFELEEDALGLDQVVVSATRNKIGKKEAPVIVKVLTPKVFNAAQSFTLADGLNFQPGVRMETNCQNCGFTQVRMNGLEGQYTQILVNSRPVFSALNGVYGLEQIPVNIIDRVEVVRSGGSALFGSNAIAGTINVITKEPMDNHWEINSTLALIDGNTADRNVNLNASIVSDDLSNGVTLYGIYRNRDAYDANNDGFTEITVLENNSFGAKAFLRPNDNSRIGFDFTAIKEYRRGGDQLHLAPQFTNITEALDHNTIFSGLDYELYNDKRTNNLSVYASVQHTNRDSYYGGLGGGTTPEDFELANNAFGNTKDLAFVSGAKFSHDFENNDVLTTGLEYLMNATNDEILGYNKVIDQRVNSFALYGQYEWKPFKAFTALLGARLDHVTVDGLYSIQNISRTSKVSQSILSPRVTLLYNITDQLQLRGGYARGFRAPQAFNEDLHISSVGGEQRFVILGEGLKNEFSNAYTASLDYTKSFGKTQTNLLIEGFYTSLQNPFTIVSTGTSLPNGSILEETRNGNGAYVSGANIEFSVVPSPTLAFQAGLTVQNANYKEDQILFEADGTVPNETDVVIDAFVRTPNVYGFITSYWNVNNALKLDFTGNYTGPMTVPFVISESGFINLIETNSFFDLTTKLTYHFDLKKEFHIEISGGVQNIFNSYQDDFDTGPTRDSDFIYGPNRPRTFFFGLKIGNF; encoded by the coding sequence ATGCTACGGCAAATTATTATTGTACTTCTTATTTCTTTACAAATACTTTTTGCTCAAAAAAAAGAGGTTCTCTTAACAGGAACTGTTACATCGAACAATAATCCTGTTGCTTATGCCTCAGTTTACGTAAAAAACAGTAGTACAGGCACAATAACAGACAATAATGGTAATTACCAACTATCAGTCAATCCAGGAACCATAGTTTTAACTGTGAGGTCACAAGGTTTTCAAACGCTACAGAGAACGTTTACTTTAAAAGATAATGAAACAAGAACAATCAATTTTGAGCTGGAAGAAGATGCACTTGGTCTCGATCAGGTAGTAGTAAGTGCTACCAGAAATAAAATCGGCAAGAAAGAAGCTCCTGTTATCGTTAAAGTTCTTACTCCAAAAGTTTTTAATGCTGCCCAATCTTTTACGCTTGCCGATGGTCTTAACTTTCAACCTGGTGTGCGAATGGAAACTAATTGTCAAAACTGTGGTTTTACTCAAGTTCGTATGAATGGTCTCGAAGGTCAGTACACCCAAATTTTAGTGAATAGCAGACCCGTTTTTAGTGCCTTAAATGGTGTTTATGGGTTAGAGCAAATACCTGTTAATATCATAGACCGTGTCGAAGTAGTACGCAGTGGTGGCTCTGCTCTTTTTGGATCTAACGCTATTGCAGGTACCATTAATGTTATTACTAAAGAACCGATGGACAACCATTGGGAAATAAATTCTACACTGGCTTTAATTGACGGAAACACAGCAGATAGAAATGTTAACCTTAACGCATCTATTGTTAGCGACGATTTAAGTAATGGAGTAACCCTTTATGGTATTTATAGAAACAGAGATGCTTATGATGCAAACAATGACGGATTTACAGAAATAACTGTTTTAGAAAACAATTCGTTTGGTGCCAAAGCATTTTTAAGACCTAACGATAATAGTCGTATTGGATTTGACTTCACTGCAATAAAAGAATACAGACGTGGTGGCGACCAACTTCATTTGGCTCCACAGTTCACCAATATTACCGAAGCGCTTGACCACAATACTATTTTTTCAGGTTTGGATTATGAACTCTATAATGATAAACGTACCAACAACTTATCTGTTTATGCTTCTGTACAACACACCAATAGAGATAGCTACTATGGTGGTTTAGGAGGTGGAACTACTCCTGAAGATTTTGAATTAGCCAATAACGCCTTTGGAAACACAAAAGACTTAGCTTTTGTAAGTGGCGCAAAATTTAGTCATGATTTTGAAAACAACGATGTTCTCACCACAGGGCTAGAATACTTAATGAATGCAACTAATGATGAAATTTTAGGCTATAATAAGGTGATTGACCAACGTGTTAATAGCTTTGCCTTGTACGGCCAATACGAATGGAAACCTTTTAAAGCATTTACAGCGCTTTTAGGTGCAAGACTAGATCATGTAACAGTTGATGGGCTGTATAGTATTCAAAATATATCAAGAACTTCAAAGGTATCGCAATCCATCTTAAGTCCTCGCGTTACACTGCTTTACAATATAACTGATCAGCTTCAGCTAAGAGGAGGATATGCAAGAGGTTTTAGAGCGCCACAAGCATTTAATGAAGATCTTCATATATCTTCTGTAGGTGGCGAACAGCGTTTTGTAATTTTAGGTGAAGGCTTAAAAAATGAGTTTTCAAATGCGTATACTGCCTCCTTAGATTATACCAAAAGTTTTGGCAAAACCCAAACCAACCTACTTATTGAAGGCTTTTACACATCACTTCAAAATCCCTTTACTATTGTGAGTACAGGTACATCACTTCCTAATGGTTCTATTTTAGAAGAAACCCGAAACGGAAATGGTGCTTATGTCTCAGGTGCCAATATTGAATTCAGTGTTGTACCAAGTCCAACTTTAGCCTTTCAGGCAGGATTAACCGTTCAGAATGCCAATTACAAAGAAGACCAAATTTTGTTTGAAGCTGATGGTACTGTACCAAACGAAACCGATGTGGTTATTGATGCGTTTGTGCGCACACCAAATGTTTATGGCTTTATAACTTCATACTGGAATGTTAATAACGCTCTTAAATTAGATTTTACAGGAAATTACACAGGCCCAATGACAGTTCCTTTTGTTATTAGTGAATCTGGATTTATAAATTTAATAGAAACAAATTCCTTTTTTGATTTAACAACGAAACTAACGTATCATTTTGATCTTAAGAAAGAATTTCACATTGAGATCAGTGGAGGTGTACAAAATATATTTAATAGTTATCAAGATGATTTTGATACTGGTCCTACACGAGATTCAGACTTTATCTATGGTCCTAATAGACCTAGAACCTTCTTTTTCGGACTGAAAATTGGTAATTTTTAA
- a CDS encoding efflux RND transporter periplasmic adaptor subunit: MKNIYILLFSLLFLACGNKENNTETVENTATKSNIITVTKVQFESENMVLDTLKTLDFSTGIAVTGMIDVPPKNKSSITTFIGGYITNTPLLVGDEVKKDQLLVSLKNPEYVEIQQNYLEIAEQLNYLKAEFNRQKTLFDEEITSEKNYLKAQSTYKSSLATYNGLKKKLQMMNISPAAVEQGNITSTINLYAPINGNVTKVNVSNGAYVAPNDVILEIVDIDHIHLELSVFEKDIMHIKKGQKIQFKIPEASEKTFEADVHLVGTNIDETTRRVKVHGHVDKDLANFIVGMFVEANVITDSKKGIGLPNEAIVSEDKSNYVLVLDETTADGYQFKKLEVNTGQQDENATEILNPEAIQNKQILVKGIGILLEEGGEGGHDH; this comes from the coding sequence ATGAAAAACATATATATACTTCTTTTTTCGCTTTTATTTTTAGCCTGCGGAAATAAAGAAAATAACACAGAAACGGTTGAAAATACTGCAACCAAAAGCAATATTATAACTGTAACTAAAGTGCAATTTGAAAGTGAAAACATGGTTTTAGATACGTTGAAAACACTTGATTTTTCAACAGGTATTGCCGTTACTGGAATGATAGACGTACCACCAAAAAACAAATCGAGTATCACAACTTTTATTGGTGGATATATTACAAACACACCACTTTTAGTTGGTGACGAAGTTAAAAAAGATCAACTATTGGTGAGCTTAAAAAATCCTGAGTATGTCGAAATTCAGCAAAACTATTTAGAAATCGCAGAACAACTCAATTATCTAAAAGCCGAATTTAACAGACAAAAAACGTTGTTTGATGAAGAAATAACTTCAGAAAAAAACTATCTAAAAGCGCAAAGTACTTACAAAAGTAGTTTGGCTACTTACAATGGATTAAAGAAAAAATTACAAATGATGAATATTAGTCCAGCTGCTGTAGAACAAGGAAACATAACCTCAACCATTAATTTGTACGCACCAATTAACGGAAATGTCACTAAAGTAAATGTAAGTAATGGCGCTTATGTTGCGCCAAACGATGTGATATTAGAAATCGTGGATATTGACCATATTCATTTAGAATTATCCGTATTTGAAAAAGATATTATGCACATCAAAAAAGGACAAAAAATACAGTTTAAAATTCCTGAAGCTTCAGAAAAAACCTTTGAGGCAGATGTACATTTAGTTGGCACTAACATTGATGAAACAACAAGACGTGTTAAAGTTCACGGACACGTAGATAAAGATTTAGCTAATTTTATTGTTGGTATGTTTGTAGAAGCTAACGTTATTACAGACAGTAAAAAAGGTATTGGCTTGCCAAACGAAGCTATTGTAAGTGAAGACAAAAGCAATTATGTACTTGTTTTAGATGAAACAACTGCTGATGGCTATCAATTTAAAAAGCTAGAAGTCAATACAGGACAACAGGATGAAAATGCTACAGAAATTTTAAATCCTGAAGCTATACAAAACAAACAAATATTGGTTAAAGGCATAGGAATACTATTGGAAGAAGGTGGTGAAGGCGGACACGATCATTAA
- a CDS encoding metal-dependent transcriptional regulator, with translation MITLTEENYIKAIYHLSNNGTLTVNTNAIAEAMKTKASSATDMIKKLSEKNYADYKKYQGVRLTENGKRVAVNIIRKHRLWEVFLVEKLNFTWDEVHEVAEHLEHIKSDKLINELDAFLDHPTHDPHGDPIPDKDGNFQHIDKIVLAKANIGVAYKCVGVDDTSTSFLQYLDSNGIGLGTIIMVKYREPYDNSMRIQLKNSEIIVSNSVAKNLYLKKV, from the coding sequence ATGATTACTCTTACCGAAGAAAATTACATTAAAGCCATATACCATTTAAGTAACAATGGTACACTAACCGTAAATACAAATGCTATTGCAGAGGCGATGAAAACAAAAGCGTCTTCTGCGACAGATATGATAAAAAAGTTATCTGAAAAAAATTATGCCGACTATAAAAAGTATCAAGGAGTAAGGCTTACAGAAAACGGAAAACGTGTTGCTGTTAATATTATAAGGAAACACAGGCTTTGGGAAGTTTTTTTGGTTGAAAAACTTAATTTTACATGGGATGAGGTACACGAAGTTGCAGAGCATTTAGAACACATAAAATCTGATAAACTTATCAACGAGCTCGATGCATTTTTAGACCACCCTACGCACGATCCACATGGTGACCCAATACCAGATAAGGATGGAAATTTTCAGCATATAGATAAAATAGTTTTGGCAAAAGCCAATATTGGTGTTGCATATAAGTGCGTTGGTGTGGATGATACTTCTACTTCATTTCTTCAATATTTAGATAGCAATGGAATTGGGCTAGGCACTATAATTATGGTAAAGTATAGAGAGCCTTACGACAATTCGATGCGGATACAGCTAAAGAACTCAGAAATTATAGTCTCTAATAGCGTTGCAAAAAATTTATATCTAAAGAAAGTCTAG
- a CDS encoding CusA/CzcA family heavy metal efflux RND transporter — MLENIIRLSLKNKLIIFIFTTFIIGFGMFSLTQIPIGAVPDITNNQVQVITTSRNLSTQDIEQFITYPVELEMANLPGVEEIRSVSKFGLSVVTIVFEDDMGTYLPRQLISEKIKSASEKIPEGFGSPEMGPITTGLGEIYQYILDVKPEYKDQYSITDLRTIQDWIVRRQLSGIPGVVEVNTWGGFLKQYEVAINPNKLNAMNISVSEIYDALEKNNSVAGGGYIEKTNEAYFIRGEGLIKNLEDIEQIVVKNEGAPIYIKDVAKVGFGSATRFGAITGNGEGEKVLGQIMMLKDGNSKAIIDAVKERVKSIQKSLPEGVYINGFLERSELIGKTTFTVSENLILGSLIVIFVVVLLLGNLRSGLVVASVIPLSLLFAISMMNIFGVDANLMSLGAIDFGIIIDGAVIIVEFIAFRIMTESEKLKSLKKEAKQSEIDQITLKSASKMMNSAIFGQLIILIVFIPILSLSGVEGKMFKPMALTFSFALVGAMLLCLTYVPVVSSLFLKPKAPSEKNVSVRLMKVLNSWYRPTINWALHRKKTVVSIAGILLAISIFLFSKMGGEFVPTLDEGDFVIQPVLKTGTSLGKTIEITTKIENILLENFPEVDQVVSRIGAAEVPTDPMSMEESDVIIKLKPKNEWVSAKSKDELADKFKEALSIIPGMEVEFTQPIEMRFNELITGVRADVAIKIFGEDLSILANKADEVKELIKDVKGASDIIIEKVEGLPQMSVSFNRSKIARYGLNISDVNQVISMGFAGGTVGQVFEGEKRFDLVMRLDQNNRKNLASLQNLYVDTPSGTKIPLNELAEITYTTGPAKISRDDTKRRIVVGINVRNRDLQSVVDDVKDILDQQLKLPVGYNVTYGGQFENLQSAKARLMIAVPIALALIFLLLYFAFGSAKEALLVYSAIPLSAVGGVLLLWLRDLPFSISAGVGFIALFGIAVLNGIVLIEHFKELKEHGMDDIEERIKRGTSERLRPVLLTAAAAALGFLPMAVSTNAGAEVQRPLATVVVGGLVTATVLTLIVLPVLYAWFETKKEIKMNKTAIVTILGFFFMMHANAQNPLTIEETLALAIENNSGLKASNLKVDESKALIGSAFSFDKTSIYYSYDENNLAINNEPIRVFGISQDFKFPTVYFSQKKTNKAKANLEETYYNLRFKQLQQAVYANYYQLSYAKNKAKTYRYLDSLYQDFANKSERRFELGETNYLDMITAKSKQKQLETLYKQALKEVVFSKEQLKSVVQVDSLDILDQPLEQLQIETISTKNNVGLQYFEQAKNYQNAIYQQEKQILLPDISVEYFQGTNDQLNTNLKGYQIGLKIPLLFSGNTSKIKASKIAEDIITEQQQDYTTKLNTKYNGLLATLAQYEEAINYYDNEGENLKNQIIKTANRTFKEGEIDFFQYIQSLETASEIQLSYLENLNAYNQTVIQINHLTLNIF; from the coding sequence ATGTTAGAAAACATTATCAGGTTGAGCTTAAAAAATAAGCTCATCATTTTCATATTTACCACATTTATTATTGGTTTCGGAATGTTCTCTTTGACCCAAATTCCTATTGGTGCTGTACCAGATATTACCAATAACCAAGTTCAAGTAATTACTACGTCACGCAATCTATCCACCCAAGATATTGAGCAATTTATTACCTATCCTGTAGAGCTAGAAATGGCTAATTTACCGGGTGTAGAAGAGATTAGGTCAGTTTCAAAATTTGGTCTTTCAGTAGTGACTATTGTGTTTGAGGATGACATGGGCACATATCTGCCTAGACAACTTATTTCCGAAAAAATAAAATCTGCTTCAGAGAAAATACCTGAGGGTTTTGGATCACCAGAAATGGGACCAATTACTACAGGTTTGGGTGAAATTTACCAATATATTTTGGATGTAAAACCTGAATATAAAGATCAATATTCTATTACCGATTTGCGTACCATTCAAGATTGGATTGTAAGACGCCAATTATCTGGCATTCCAGGTGTTGTTGAAGTGAATACTTGGGGCGGATTTTTAAAGCAATACGAAGTTGCCATTAACCCGAATAAGTTAAATGCTATGAATATTTCGGTGTCCGAAATTTACGATGCATTAGAAAAAAACAATAGTGTTGCGGGTGGTGGATATATTGAAAAAACTAATGAAGCCTATTTTATTCGTGGCGAAGGTTTGATTAAAAACCTTGAAGATATAGAGCAAATCGTAGTAAAAAATGAAGGCGCGCCAATTTATATTAAAGACGTTGCTAAAGTAGGTTTTGGAAGCGCTACACGTTTTGGTGCCATTACTGGTAACGGTGAAGGCGAAAAAGTCCTTGGGCAAATTATGATGCTAAAAGACGGCAACTCTAAAGCTATTATTGACGCTGTGAAAGAACGCGTAAAAAGCATTCAAAAAAGCTTACCTGAAGGTGTTTACATCAACGGATTTTTAGAACGTAGCGAACTGATAGGAAAAACCACTTTTACCGTATCCGAAAATCTAATTTTAGGATCATTAATCGTCATATTTGTCGTGGTTTTATTACTTGGTAATTTACGCTCTGGTCTTGTCGTTGCTTCTGTTATTCCGTTGAGTTTATTATTTGCCATTTCAATGATGAATATCTTTGGTGTTGATGCCAATTTAATGAGTCTTGGCGCGATAGATTTTGGGATTATTATTGATGGTGCTGTCATCATTGTAGAGTTTATTGCTTTTAGAATTATGACCGAAAGTGAAAAACTAAAATCACTTAAAAAAGAGGCAAAACAATCCGAAATTGATCAAATTACGTTAAAAAGCGCCTCAAAAATGATGAATTCTGCCATTTTTGGGCAATTAATCATCTTAATTGTATTCATTCCTATTTTATCATTAAGTGGTGTAGAAGGTAAAATGTTTAAGCCTATGGCATTAACATTCAGTTTTGCGTTAGTTGGTGCAATGTTACTTTGTCTCACTTATGTTCCAGTAGTATCATCATTGTTTTTGAAACCTAAAGCACCAAGCGAAAAAAATGTTTCCGTTAGGTTAATGAAAGTGCTTAACTCTTGGTACAGACCTACTATTAATTGGGCTTTACATCGTAAAAAAACAGTAGTAAGTATAGCCGGAATTCTACTCGCTATCAGCATCTTTTTATTTAGTAAAATGGGTGGTGAATTTGTACCAACTTTAGACGAAGGCGACTTCGTAATTCAACCTGTTTTAAAAACAGGAACATCACTTGGAAAAACCATCGAAATCACGACTAAAATTGAGAATATTCTATTAGAAAATTTCCCAGAAGTTGACCAAGTTGTTAGTCGTATTGGTGCTGCCGAAGTCCCAACAGATCCAATGTCTATGGAAGAAAGTGATGTCATCATAAAACTAAAACCAAAAAACGAATGGGTAAGCGCGAAAAGTAAAGACGAACTAGCAGATAAATTTAAAGAAGCATTAAGCATCATTCCTGGTATGGAAGTGGAATTTACACAACCTATCGAAATGCGTTTTAATGAGCTAATCACAGGTGTTAGAGCCGATGTGGCTATTAAAATTTTTGGCGAAGATTTATCCATTTTAGCCAATAAAGCAGACGAAGTCAAAGAACTCATTAAAGATGTTAAAGGCGCTTCAGATATTATCATTGAAAAAGTTGAAGGTTTACCTCAAATGAGCGTGTCTTTCAACCGAAGTAAAATTGCGCGTTACGGACTGAATATTTCTGATGTTAATCAAGTAATTTCAATGGGATTTGCTGGCGGAACTGTTGGTCAAGTTTTTGAAGGCGAAAAACGTTTTGATTTAGTGATGCGTTTAGACCAAAACAATAGAAAAAATCTAGCCAGCCTTCAAAATTTATATGTCGATACACCTAGTGGAACGAAAATTCCGCTTAACGAATTAGCAGAGATCACATACACCACTGGACCTGCAAAAATTTCAAGAGACGACACCAAACGTCGAATAGTCGTTGGGATTAATGTGCGTAATCGCGATTTGCAATCGGTAGTAGATGATGTCAAAGACATTCTTGATCAACAACTAAAATTACCTGTTGGTTATAACGTAACATATGGCGGACAATTTGAAAACTTACAAAGTGCCAAAGCACGTTTAATGATTGCGGTACCAATTGCTTTAGCCTTAATTTTCTTACTGTTGTATTTTGCGTTTGGCTCAGCAAAAGAAGCCTTATTAGTGTACTCGGCTATACCATTATCTGCTGTTGGTGGCGTACTGCTTTTATGGTTACGCGATTTACCGTTTAGTATCTCGGCAGGTGTTGGTTTTATTGCGCTTTTTGGAATTGCGGTACTTAATGGAATTGTACTTATCGAGCATTTTAAAGAACTAAAAGAACACGGTATGGATGATATTGAAGAACGTATAAAACGTGGTACTTCAGAGCGTTTGCGACCTGTTTTACTAACCGCAGCAGCTGCAGCTTTAGGGTTTTTACCTATGGCGGTTTCCACCAATGCTGGTGCCGAAGTTCAACGTCCGTTAGCAACGGTAGTTGTTGGTGGTTTAGTCACTGCAACCGTATTAACCCTAATCGTGTTACCCGTTTTATACGCGTGGTTTGAAACTAAAAAAGAAATTAAAATGAATAAAACTGCAATTGTTACCATTCTCGGTTTCTTTTTTATGATGCATGCTAACGCACAAAATCCATTAACCATTGAAGAAACTTTAGCTCTAGCTATTGAAAATAACTCAGGTTTAAAAGCGTCAAATCTTAAGGTAGACGAAAGTAAGGCTTTAATAGGAAGCGCTTTTAGTTTTGATAAAACGTCAATTTATTACAGTTATGACGAAAATAACCTAGCTATAAATAATGAACCTATTAGGGTTTTTGGAATTTCGCAAGATTTTAAGTTTCCGACGGTATATTTTTCCCAAAAGAAGACCAATAAAGCTAAAGCTAATTTAGAAGAAACATATTATAATCTACGTTTTAAGCAATTACAACAAGCGGTTTACGCCAACTATTATCAGTTGAGCTATGCTAAAAACAAAGCGAAAACCTACAGATATTTAGATAGTTTGTATCAAGATTTTGCTAATAAATCTGAACGCCGTTTTGAACTTGGCGAAACCAATTATTTAGATATGATTACAGCTAAATCCAAACAAAAACAGCTGGAAACCTTGTACAAACAAGCACTTAAAGAAGTTGTATTTTCCAAAGAGCAATTAAAAAGTGTTGTGCAAGTAGATAGTTTAGATATCCTTGATCAACCGCTTGAACAGTTACAAATTGAAACTATTTCAACAAAAAACAACGTTGGTTTACAATACTTTGAACAAGCAAAAAACTATCAAAACGCTATCTATCAACAAGAAAAGCAAATCCTGTTACCAGATATTAGTGTTGAGTATTTTCAAGGTACAAATGATCAATTAAATACTAATTTAAAAGGCTATCAAATAGGTTTAAAGATTCCATTGTTGTTTTCTGGCAATACTTCAAAAATAAAAGCTTCAAAAATTGCCGAAGACATTATCACAGAGCAGCAACAAGATTACACAACCAAGTTAAACACTAAGTACAATGGACTTTTAGCGACGTTAGCGCAATACGAAGAAGCAATAAATTATTATGATAATGAAGGTGAAAATCTAAAAAATCAAATTATAAAAACAGCAAATCGCACGTTTAAAGAAGGTGAAATTGACTTTTTTCAATACATACAAAGTCTTGAAACTGCTAGCGAAATTCAATTATCGTACCTAGAAAATTTAAACGCTTACAATCAAACCGTAATACAAATTAATCACCTTACTCTAAATATTTTTTAA